DNA sequence from the Macrobrachium nipponense isolate FS-2020 chromosome 41, ASM1510439v2, whole genome shotgun sequence genome:
gaaattgaaattaaaaaggatTAAAAGGTGTACCAGAAGGAAAacccacagttgcactatgaaacaatttttaagAGGTGTAACGTGAAACGGAAGAGAACATGAATGGTTGTACAGTAAAACaatatgaaaggggttgcagcggaGGCCACAGGGATGTTGAGTGAagagttgaatacagaatttaggccaaaagccaagcactgggacctatgaggtcattcagtgctgaaatggaaattgacagtaaaagatttgaaagatgtaataggaggaaaacctcgtagttgcactatgaatcaagtattaggaaagggtggaaagtaagatgtagaaagtatatgaaaggaggtatattcagtaaaaggaacgaaagtggttgcagctaggggccgaaggcacgctgcaaagaaccttaagtaatgtctacagtgcaccgcatgaggtccactgatggcactaaccccctacagggcacagggatgttgcatggaacaagtaAAGCCTCCACTGCACGGATGGCACTAACCCAAATTGAGGAACTTCCAATAGGCTGTTCATCATGAATCGAAGGATATAGAACATTATGTTCTTTGGTGCCTTTTGCATTGCTAATCCTTCTGGTACATATATAGAACATTATGTTCTTCAGTGCCTTTTGCATTGCTAGTGCATATACAACACACGACACTGATTAAATATTGATTGTGGGAAAACACCTGACAGTTTGAATGTCCAACTGAAAATTCTATATTAACTCTTTGCTTTGCTCAGGTGATGAATTCCAATACAGACACCTCTTATTTCCTTGTAggagaaattttacttttttaccaCAAAGCTGGCAATTGCTCAATTTGCCTTATAACATAGTTTCAaggcaatttttattttcatgaacatGTATTACACTGtaaattttccagtttttttctcaacttttttttcagtcataGTTTCCTACTCTTGAGATTTTTAGTATGCACTCAAAATAATAGAAAAGCAAGGTTCTTGCATGGGAGAAGACTTATACTACGTCCCATCATTCCCTAGGCAATGTCTGGGATATACACTTTTCCTCTATTGGTACAACTTCTAAATTTCTCAAACGGGCAAAGGAAACGAAAATTACAAAGCTTTAAAGCAATTTGCATTTTTGTTAGGTTTAAGAACCCTGTCTGTTACATACAAGTATTCCTCAGACTGACAGACCCAAGTGCGGTGTGCAGTCACAGCATTCTCTGGCTAGAATTTCCTCTTGTTAAGTCAGAGAGCTTGGACAGACCACCAGACAACAGGAAACCATCTGCACACATCATTCAAGTGGTCATAAACACAACAAGTTAGTTGGGACCACAGTAATCTGAATGAGTTTCTCCAAAAGTGCCTCAGAGGATCATATCAATTGACAAGATCAGGTTCAGATGGGACACGTCTCATATATCATCACACAAGGAATGAGTTCAATGATCTCTCCCAGGTGTAACTCTAACTGTCTGCTATAGTTCCGATGGAACAAGATTCTCTAGTTGCATAAGATCCCATAAAGCATGCCTATAATTATTCACATGAACATGGTGCATAATCAATCCTGCAGGTAACAACTGACAAACAACTTAACTGATGATAACCAGTGAATGGAACAAGATCCTGAACACAAGACTTGCCATTAGCAAAAGCTGAAGAAGCAGAGGACACAGGAGATTTAAAAAATGACCACTATCATGCACACAAACATCACCATGTTACCCAATGGTACCATACAAAGGCAATGTATGTGAATCCCAAGTATTTGTAGCTTAAAAGAGTGGGAGGAGGAAGAGCTCCTCTGTTTCTTTACCTCACTCCTTACATGTCTTACTCTCCTCTAATGGTACATGACAGGTGGTTAAGGTGAAGCAGATGTCAAATGAGCACCAGTTACAGGGCACATCTCACATTATCAAGACCACCACCATTGGAGGCTCAACAGGGTTAAGAAGGTGCAGCAACAGAATACAATGATCCTGAAGACTTAGCCAAAGATAAATAGTCTAAAAAGGCAGCAAAAGATGAGCTCTCCTCAAGCAACCGATATATTAAGGATAGGTGGTGGAGGGCATGATCACACACGAGGTGATCTTACCTCATGGGAAACCAGCAAGTACACCCAACTTGCCAGTGGGGATTTCCTCCCTCTAATCTACCTACTACcagtccagtttttttttttttccaaagttttcACAACAGATCCCAGCGTGTGCTGAGTAATAACGCCAGTATAAAGTTGATGGTTTGTATCTCCATAGGAACAATTAAAATTCAGATTAGTGTTTAGTTATTCAACAATGGTTTATCAACCATGTTTGAAAAAATTTTGTCTTCAATTAAATCACAGCAACCATAATATAGTTACTGTATAACAatgattttacatttatttcccACAAACACTTGAACTGTGGAAACCAAGACTTTGCTACTTTTCATACAAATATTCTGACATTGGAGTTTCCACTCCAGACTGAATAAATGCTGCCAAGATCTGCAATGTCTGAATTTGCCTGCacttaaaaacaaatattgtgAGCAAACATACACTTTGTTGTTCCATAAAAGTTtcctttaaaggaaaaaaatcaggaaaaaacaaaaaaaaaaaaaagggggggggaaaaaaaaaaaaagggggggggggacaaaggTGAAATCATACTATGCATTAGCCACATCAGTTTATTCAATAGTTCCtgaggagaaaaaggaaaaaaaaaattcatcattatATCAATTGAACATAGCCTCTTCACATACTACATATAAGCAAAATATCAAAACGTTCAttaaccaatatataaaaatgcacaaatgaatatataattccCTGAAAAAGGCTTCAAGGTTCAGTATGTCCAaaactacatactacatatacagaaACACATTACTAAACTTACTTAGGAAGAACACCGTCCTTCTTGGCCAATCGCGCCAAACAGTCATCAGACTCACCCTGTGAAATTGCATTATTTGAAATAACTGTCAGGCATGATTTGCCAAAAATAATATGCGATTGTAGTACTGGAGCATTCAAACATGCCAATAAATTTCAAACTTATAAACCTGGTGATCCTTAACAATCACGAATATAGCAAAATTAAAACGCacatagaaatataatattactaaatACAGTGCTATTCCCGTAAAAAATGCACTAATGCAAATACTGACAAAACTAATATTTACGACATGACTATTTCATTCTCGTATaaagaaattgataaattaaAACTTAAGACATCAACACATCCTTACCATCTTCCTAATTTCTCCACAAATAGCATAGGTCTTGTACTGGCCTGTCATTCTTCCAGTGCTTTCATCAACCTGAATCACAAAAGATAATGTAAGTATCAACACACTCAAATCAATGCCCATAACTATGATGCAACTGTTTGAAATAGTTCATAAATACTGCATATGTATTAGCTGAATTCTGATGAAGGCCTATGACACTTTACTAAGTCTTTTAtctccctctcctctttcaaAGAAAAGTTGAGGGTATAAATATGTAATTATCATTTCTCTTAAAAGTGCATCTCAGTTTGCCCCTCAACTTTTCAAATGCTTCCAAGTCTGACCTTCAAATAAATAGCAAGATCTATTAGAAATTATGATACTGTAGCACAGCCTACCTTTGAACATTAATGACAACCATTCACACCTAATTTTAAACTCTATATAAGTACAGTGTTTCTAAACTACACTGCACTTTATATTCAACTTAAAAGATATATAGACAAATTACATAGTTTCAATTAGAAACCCATCAAAGAACACCAAGTACTGAAGctaagatataattatatcaaGTAGGATGAAAGATTACCGAATCAAAATCTCACCTTATGAAGGTGAATACCGATTGTAAGCAATTACACAGTAAAACCATATTAACACATCATTCACAGACAGACTATATGTTGTAGATATGTAGAAAATCACCAAACTGCTTAGTGAATAGAGTAGACAGCTAAATTTTCAAGTTTCCTGAATGGTGTGGATGGGATATTTGAGGAAAAACTATATGACACTGAAGATATTAACAAATACTGAAGGTATCTCCAGTGGTATTAACCGTACTTAATACACTgacataaaaaaacttaaaaatattaataaatagtgGCAGAATACACATGCAATAGTTTCTCatttcaaagcttttttttttttttaacaaataacaactctttcattttgaaacttgaaagaaatatattgtgtACCTCTGCCAAGTTAATCTGGATGGAGGCATGATCTTTGGCATGGATGATTCTGTTGGATGCAGAGCACTTGCGTGGCACGTACAAATCCACGTATTCTCCAGAGTCGTTCTGCATGGTGGCTTTTTGCAAGGGGTTActtctggaataaaaaaaaaaaattaagttaggCCCAATTGTATATATTCTACAGCATTCAAAATAACCAAATAACACATAAACCAAGCAATACACTACAGCAGCAACTCGGACTTTCTACATATTTTGCAAGTCTGGCTTTCTGGTACATTAAAAAGACCCTATATTACAGCTAACAGCCACCCCACAAATTAACCTGTACTGTACTTTACACTTAATTTTCAATAAAGAGCCTTATctaaaaatttattacatttcacatggtaaattaacaaataaataattacaataatgtcaCTTAGGTATGAAAGATCAATAAGGTGAAGCATGTAATGTTGTAAATGCAAAACATGTTTTGCAGACCATTTCCTACATCCAACAAATTTAACCAGAGAGTAAGATTAGTAAAATCCGCAAATACTTAATACCCCTCTAAAATTGCTTTTATGTGCCTATTTTCACAGTTCAAACACCATAAAACACCTCTAAAAACATTTACACCCCAGGTGCTTAACACAAAAAATGTATTGTCACAAAAccatgaaaatacagcaattacTGAATATATCtctgaaaaatacagtaattagtgaatatttctcatgaAAAATACTCCCTGGGGGGCATCCGCCCCTTCCTACAGTGGGATAAAGCTTTCATTTAAACAAATTGACTGGCCATGTCAATGAAAcgactataaacaacctctgttacgccgacgatatggttctgatttctccatcagtgcaaggtctccaatgaGTCATCAacacttgccaccaatatgcagaggaatttgatataatctacaacgaaatcaagacccagtgcatgtcgctgctcccgagatcactaagcatattgcagaaccacaaattttcttcgGAAACCATCggttggaatttgtgcacgaatttccgtatttaggTCACATTATCACCAACGACCTAGAAAATTCGGCAGACaatgaacagaggcgtcgtacactatgtgcaactggcaacatgattgcaaggaggtttgccttctgtcaccgagacgtgaaactgctacattacctatgggtgttccctcaggacgaactatacccgagagaccatgagacgcatcactgttgtacacaatgacattctgagacgcctcacaaacactccccgctaccactccgatgttcatagaaaacgacctggacaatttaaaaatcattgtatggcgaacaatgtccagtctggtaattTGAGTGAGAAACAgaagcaactcgctcatacaaagcatcctaaggagtgaagcaagatctaaattgtgggaaagttgggaaaatgaggcctttatCCCCTAAAGgatttaatctctgtattggcaagatgtcatatgcagattttgtcattattatatttattgctgatattttacttttttcattattactgtgattactataaagttaaaagtttttacattcaatctttgtatttagccctctggacctgactacagtaaccacctaaggtctctagttgaaatttaatttatataatctgTTATAAcgctcaatgcatttttttctcaccattattattactgctattaccagtatatgtattatgattactatctattatgctacctcagctattttgtgaataagtgcagattattcatttttttcatcacgctgtctcatgtatctagattgtgtatgttactgtctgtattttgtatattccatgtagtATATGGCCctaagctgaaataaaggatattattattattattattataaaaactcaATCTTACATCTGTGCTCGCCTACCAAAAATTTGTGGGTGCCATCCTCTGTTTGTAGAACAACGGAACATGCTCTGCAGATGGAAACAAACCTAGCCTTTCACTGAATGCCAAGTCCTGGCCTACTGGAACTTACCTACCTAACCTCACTTAGGGCGCCGTGCCCTGACCTGGACAAGGGACTTCGATTCCGTTCAGACATTAGTCTCGTCATtctgtaaaatgacaatttgtccaaaattgcatttttcctaactatacaaacctgaggtccttttacaataggaaggtactagcggcagctggataggtcgtaagctttcgaacaaggggttcggtagttaactgcttgtccgacaggcgcgcgcgcgcgactggtaggtaaacaaatcacttttgcttttgggttTTGgccccaagcaaaaactgcagagtgaggggtggcatgaggtggggctatgtgtaaaaggacctcaggttttgtatagttaggaaaaatgcaattttggacaaattgtcatttgttccgacacggcatacaaaccttcccTCGgacttttacaataggaagactcacttcttggtgggtggatctgagtcttttgtgaacagactggtgttcgcccaaccttggaagcctccctggtcgtaagagcgagggagggatccaagcctctgtccgattgatcggggtgtgcaccgcaggatcaatggtcagacctctggaccaagtactaagagagaggcaagcgtatcgtcttcgtaccagcaaacaagaacaagttcctatttgcaagaggcaacaacgttatggtttgtctcttgttggcatccacttccccccccttgtaggaggaagtggtggatattcgctcccatccctagtgaaagggataggatggggctctgtcgagtagctcaccggcatctcgtccttatccagcaaggtgatgaccgtatccctctacccacaggtagaggggtagaaaaagataggaagagaagccagtcactctctcattcacttatctattcttacagtcacaccaggactcgatgctgttcagccttgctagggtctgggttaagctagacaacgtgttgagcagccaccacgggtcctaaggaaaacgatccaaggacctgtgggcaatatccaaaaggtagaaggaggtgccagtggtctggttgtaccagacccctgccttcagcctgcgccacggagaagttcttgtgtaactcgagggagtgtacttctaggtcatcttggtgctgacgaagagtcttcaacactccgcctgggatgtcgagtttcttcagaaagcgcggtcgcgctttcacaggacaaagcagcatctccttcgcatcgaaggcgttgaagccattagggaggggattgtgaaggactctaacccgatcgtcaggaaccgaagggttcagagtctttgctacgaattcggtacgaaatcgagcgtcacgaatccccatcccctggatgcttgacttcgcaggcaaagtcatgcaattacctcagaggaaaagaagggaattgtcgtatgacctatccctcttctcgacttcggtgatgtcctgtacccatactggtctatccgtctgcagcgaagttgttgttctcggtagtgataggacaccgacactcaatggtgggtgtcgatggtatgggtactgtgacaaagccgttaggacgaagaaaagattgttatggaacaaccgaactaagtccacagcgaagttcgtaacagacttgggcgctctgacagctgcctactgactgcgttcggtaggaggcaagttgtccaagcacccgagcaagtcacgtgaccttcgccttaacagggttatgccaagagactaaacaaataatttgttcgtcaccgatgccagaaggcaaggtgatgattctcttaaggcatgtgcccaacaggcgaaagtcaattgccttctagagaccgaggtccttgatggcaagatatctcatagtatagttgattctcgggtaaggagaaacaacactatgtgacgttgaagacgaaggtgtacagaaaatgcaacctacgtcttcacagctgaaccgagagaaggattctcaagattctgaccctgttgctacaaagactgagaacgctaacgcATGATTGCTGTCCGGGGTGATCgtatcgtagttgcaataaaagcggagcgcttccagtaatgaagacagggaactactgcctgaagaactgcttctcatgggctgaacttTTTGGAATTTgaaagtagagctgtcaggtcggagagtaggcgatgtcttctgacatatctgttaagttcggggcgagcaatgaaattgcacacctacgaatacgagatattttgaagacaaactcagatgtctgcaaaaatcattcgcattatcgcagtgcgatgcagcggttgactagtacagacttctgttaccgtgcggtaaacagaaagatgacagagtccaagagatatctctgttgaaaattctcgcaatgtcgaaggcgatgaaatcgagcgtcacagcagtagatggtccttcattattgcgagaatccccgttaatcagagacctaagtccatgattgttgggcagagatacggttcggtagtcaatccaaccaggggggagagagagacgtaaccgaccgtgcatctacgagacctagctgatactgagtcCTGCCTATCAGGCCAGTTTTCAACAATACGCAgttagctctcggtgactcgtcatcctgagttgccaggtaatccattattcacgaaggaatacgttcggctagaaccatcgagcataaagaatacgctcgagcaatttatatttaaccgaaacggatttcggtaaatacaaaagctgatttggtgttgtcatgacaataccaagtatctaaaatcgaaactgataactgctgggaggttgcaggcaaccccgagttgcagtttcaattaagatacaattcgtctcggtcacaaaccgtagattTGGttaaactacggtatgcgcctaccccacggacaattcaactgttaaagaatcatgtcgcagaggttaatatacgtagtatatttgtaggttctgtaccacgacctccgtcctaaataaaattttccctcgaggaatgagaataaggattggagatcgaccgccttcgttctcttattcaagagagtgaaggagaagtctttcccaaaggaagcttcaatggtgaacagaataccgaagacgatagttcaagccaaactggaagttcccgtccgtttcttctctattccaggttaagcgcctactgtgagatactcttctttcagcagcggtcttcttccaaatgctagaaattacaggaattcgagcataagcgaggttcccgattatcgtttttttgtaacaattatcggggattctcgctcactttggaccgtggtcccACTGCCTGAGTATTTGGAGATCGTAacaaactcgaacactctgagtgcgctagaaattccgtagaattctaagcactctgcgaaaccccccaccgaattcgtcagacgatatcggctggtggtcctctcgattcccgtagaaatcgagaaaggggcaggatccctcctcaatgaccggggcttacgtcaggtaggacccgaaggtccccccggtagcgcagcccctaacgtgggatcttacagagaaatctctgtaggatccctcccctttccctcgtagccgtaaggagagaggggaatgggggaagggaattggatactggctcgccttcccagcggaatctagcagttggagaagaaaaggagcagccatcgccttacggcgatggcctctcagagcctgggaaaacgtatcgtcaggagaaaacgttttcccgaggagggttacgaactcatactgtaggtaagtgtctgccaccactgtgaacgtcgtctgggtggggctgatcgacacctgacagtagagagccgataccgctccgac
Encoded proteins:
- the LOC135212866 gene encoding small ribosomal subunit protein eS21-like produces the protein MQNDSGEYVDLYVPRKCSASNRIIHAKDHASIQINLAEVDESTGRMTGQYKTYAICGEIRKMGESDDCLARLAKKDGVLPKNY